Proteins from one Argopecten irradians isolate NY chromosome 15, Ai_NY, whole genome shotgun sequence genomic window:
- the LOC138309063 gene encoding calmodulin-like has translation MMRQRMSAMEYEKELLRDAFKKFDKDGNGTISADELQKALCKTGDKMDIAEVNEMFLLADRDSDGKLNYEEFVEMFQEQF, from the exons ATGATGAGACAACGAATGTCTGCTATGGAGTATGAAAAGGAACTACTTCGGGATGCTTTTAAAAAGTTTGATAAAGATGGAAATGGTACAATAAGTGCAGATGAGCTCCAAAAGGCTCTGTGTAAAACCGGTGATAAAATGGACATAGCTGAAGTGAATGAGATGTTTCTGCTGGCTGATCGTGATAGCGACGGGAAGCTAAACTACGAAG AATTCGTCGAGATGTTTCAAGAACAGTTTTGA